The genomic window ctggttgcaatctgcagtcctcactgctagaccAATAAATCTCCGTAATTCTTACACACTAACCCAAACTTTCTGCAGTTTGTTTAAGTTATTgagtgactttggtgtttttaaaggttagtccggattcaccaaagtcacacaataacacaaacaaactgatccaggcagtggtagaccagcagctcctgtgttcagcaagggaAAATGACTGATTTTGTCAGTGGAGGTTAGCTTTGAGAAGAGCATTGATAATTTCATTTccatttcagttttaaattttGAGGTTAAAGCgaaatgcatttgtgtgtgtgtgtgtgtgtgtgtgtgtgtgtgtgtgtgtctctctctctctctctttgggAGTGCTTTAACCACcaaacttcacacacacacacacacacataccccaCCCCTTCTCCTCTCCCACACCCTCCATGttccttcctgtttcctgttccGCTGTCCGCTGCACAGGAAGCCTGGTCGTGCTACTGAGCTGCGACAAAAACTTGTGAGTCACCGAGCTGTAAACTTTGCGGACATGCAGGGGAAAAGAAATGtggtgttttgggttttttttttctgatctcATTCTCTTACCTTTAACATTGTTTCCCAAACAAATGGCTCATGTGGTCTTTATCTCTGTGTACAATGCCACATTTGTCCTCCGTGTTTAACCACCTGCTGACTCTTGGCTTTACTATCTGTGAGTAAGCTCCGTCCAGCTGGGACGTCTGAGGACTGTATGCACCTGCTGGCTCTGATGTAAGTCTGAGTCAATCAACAATAACATTAATCAGGTCTGCTTTATCTCATGACTCACTGCTACATTCATCGCTGCTCTGAAGAATCTGTCTcattacatcaaaataaaacttcaAACTGGCAAACTTCCCTTTAATTGATGGTGAAGCCGTTTATTTGCCGGCATGTGGAGCTCGGGGTTGAGGGTTGTGACCCCCCATCAAATGCAGGGAATTCTCCTTCGATGAGATCATGCCTAGTCAGTCAAGGGAAGTGACTTTCAACTCGCCTGACCTGAGGCCAGATTCAGAGTTCAGAGTTCATGTCATGAGAAACAACTCCTCCAACCTTGCCCAACCTCCCAAAAAATGCGCACCACTCACTGGCTGCAGCACAAATCTGAAACCACTACGTAACCTGACTGACTTCTGACATGACCTTAACCATGCGGCCCTCGCTCCGCCTGGCTGGGGGAGGTCAAGTTTAGAGGTCAAAATGGCTCTCTGTAGTGTTACATCATCTATTTTAGTAAGACATTTTTAAGATACCAGATTTCTCCTGTTTATACTCAtgttgtgagtgtttgtgtttctaaTTTGCAACATTTATCGCAACACTTAGCGTTTTGCTTcttaaaaagaaacacagtgaaacaAATGTGTTTCTGCTGTCACAGCTCTTTTTGCAGTGACCATTACAGGCTTTAAGTAAATCCCTCCTTCATCTTCTAGACCGCTGTGCGTgggccatgtgtgtgtgtgtgtgtgtgtgtgtgtgtgtgtccgtgctCGCAGGAATGTCTGCTGGCCAGGCCTTTTATTAGGCTCATCCATACCACCACATTATAGGCTCCTGTAACCAGGCAACTGCAGGTTCTGGCTGGTTACCATGGCGAGCCCATTGAGTGACGTCGCTGGCCCTATTTGCCTCTCTCCTCATTGGAATGAGGGCCCTTTTTAAAGGTGccaccccccacacacacacaaaactctttcgacacacacatacactcacttaACCCCTTGgtctataacacacacacacacacacacacacacacacacacacacatacacacacacacacgccctgCGCTTCGTCACCCTCTGTGCGGTGACTAGAGGAGTGGAACTAACAATCCCACAAAAACATCTCACTGAGGCGGACCAGACTGGACCTTACAGGGAGTGTCTTTGTGTAGAAAAACCCATACAGACCCCAAAATAGGAACGCCTACTGTAGCCAGCTGTACTGCGAGTGCTGGGCAGTACAGacaaaatcacaaatcacagtatTCATTACCTTATCTTGTCATTCCGGCCAGTTATAACAATCTAACGAGTTCAAAAATcttatatcctcctaaatcctaaacAAAATCTTAATATAGTGTTTAAGCTATATTATAATACTCAAGCATGAAACCGGGAATACAAGTAACAAATATTTTCTCAAAGAGttgattttttgtttgcttATGTCTGATATCAGTGCCCAAGCTGACATATTTGTCCAATAGCCCAAAACCCAATAATCAGTTCAATATCAAAGGAGAtaaaccagcaaatattcacatttgagaagctggagccagatcatttttcccttttttctttataaaatgTTATAAATTACTGCTAATTAATTTTTTGATCAAGAACACAGGGTTAATCCTGACTCATAAATCTGCCAGCAAGCACGATTACGCTTTGTTTTATGGATTATGTattacaggtttttttttatgacttccTTCCAATTGCTACAATGCCCAGGTAGCCAAAATAACCTGGCCCAGTATTGGCCTGAACCCAGCACACCGAAAGAAATAAGTCTGGCCGCATCCAGTTGGTGTCCTCACCCAACTTGAATGATGCCCCAGAATTGGGCCTGTTATGGCTGTATGTGTTCTGTGGTGCTGTCCTTTTTCCCTCCAttgtagatctgcccaggtgtgctgattTACTTAATTAGGTGCATTGCACCTGGCTTGGAGGAGGTGcttaagagctcctgtgccagcagcagaggagagaggcctctggtgtggggactgctggtcctgctgcctctcagcctgggattttttgttaataattcccATGAATTGGGGTGTTTTAAGGTGTAttatgtggttattttgggtcagtggtGGAGTTTTGTTTGTCCCATGGTAAAGAAGTAAAGTAAATGTACGTTTTTGCGTGTATCTCGTGGCACTGAAGACTAgctagtaggggtgtaacggtacacaaaaatcacggttcaGTACCTCGGTGCACAAGTcacggggttttttttttcggtacagtaatgaaaaaaatagacaactattaaatatcttttacttattggtaaccttattaaaacataccaccacagcagttaactctttttacacaatttttgaatgaaacaaatatatataaaatcctgctttttcacattgtttgaatgaaaatagaaatataaaagtgaaaaataaaatcctgctgtttttttaacacattttttgaatgaaaaatataaatatacatttctgctttaacagttttactcaattaaaataaaaagtatagtgcagctggtcagctttaaagcctgctcagattcagttttactaggaacttacttagctttcccactttgttaaagtgcagtaaacaaaacatgcttatatctaaagtgcagcttaaacaattttactcaactccaatggcgttggttatttctttagcgcgatggtcagggaaacgctctttctttttaaacgacgacgatatcgtagtttgcaccagattgctttttctagtcgtgccggttaacgttcaaactcgggtggtgtcgctttagatgcgttagcatgttagacgtgtttccaagtacatacccgaccgctgttctgcagtgtcggcacactgcttttgtcttgtccacttgtttatttccatcttcgtattttaccctgaaaccaaagtgttcccaaacggaggacttaaggtttgcgggtgggtcttcaggttcgtcaggctcacttgccatgttgtcaaaatgcgagaatgcgctgcacaaagtgaaagcggagatttacggtcggactcggtccatcactcaattatgtccgtcggggaactagatattttaaatggttcggctcgcaaaaacggaattaaaataaaacaaaataaaataaaataatatcctgcgcccaataattcggtacagggtcgtgctgaaccgaaagtcgcgtaccgaacggtttgacacaaatacatgtactgtTATGGCCCTACTAGCTAGGTTAGTTAACAGTCTTGGTAAACTGACTCGATTCCGGCTGCTGACACCACCATCACTGGGCTGTTTTAGAAAAggacctggcccagcatcggTCCAAACCCGGCATGCTGGACAAAATAAGACGGTCAGTGTCCAGTTGCCCGACTCAGCAGAGACTTAAGAGGAATGACGCCCCAGAATTGGGACAAATAAACTGGCCCGATTTTGGCTGCCAGCATTGCCATTAGTGGGTGCCTATGTATTTATATCTTTCTCAGTACATGTGCAGTTCTTTATAGGATGTatcctctgttttcattttgagtgTATAACTTCACTTTCATTGTATGTACATGTGACCTTGGAAGTATTAGATATGAAAGATGtaatttgacaaaacaattgccATTAGTGGGTGCctatatatttatatctttCTTAAGACTCGTGCAATACTTCATAGGCTGTatcctctgttttcattttgagtgtatgtttttattttcgtTGTATGTACTTTATTATGTCTGTGATATACcacttgtcttgtcttgtctcatGATCAACAAGTTGATTAATCGACCCACTGTATCAGCTCTACTTGAAAGATCATTCTTGACCTTGTAAGTATTACATATGTAAGGTATAATTATGTTATAATTTGACAAAACAATGAGCCACACTCACACTTTTTTCCAGAcctttaattaaaaatcacGTGGTCATCAGTGCATGGAGTCTGatcattttaatttcacaacTACAACAAACTTGTATCGGATCTTGAgttgagattgttttgtcagaTGACTATTTCCAAGGTCAGAAAGGAACTTTGATACTTAGCTATTAgtccaaaacacattaaatgtcCTAAAAGTGCTGAAATCATAACAGATCTGTCTCCATTACAACCAAGCAAAGTCTATCCACTGATGGAGACTGTGTGATAAGgttgaaagctctggaaaatGATTGTGCTATATGAGAAGTTTGCTTAGATTGTTTTGTTAAACCTGATGTAGCCCTAGTCACATGTATAAACTATGCAGAAGTATTTGTTGTGAATGTGGAGGATATTCTCTGGTAAATAATACAATTAACTACAGTAGAATGAAAATGATTGAATATTGATTTTATTGTTCTTGGAGGGCACAAATCACAAACCCCCCTGACTGTAGTCAGACTTTCCACACAGCcatattttcaacttttaagAGGGCATATGACCTGCTAAGATTCTTAAGTAAGCTGCAAAACAAGTATGGATAAGCTTTTGTAATCCAGTCACAATGTTAAATCAGAGGACTGTTACTCatagactgaaatatcttttgtttttctattgttGCCACACAAGTTAAACAGCCTATACTTGAAGCCTATATTTAATACCTTTATTACTGTAAATCATCCCCAGTGTATGGATAAATGTGGTGCCTATGAAGCAGCTGTGGATAAACTAATTGCTTCAAAGTGATGGTGTGTGATCTTTTGTGGTGAAGCCCATCTATCTTCGCACCGCCCTGGTGGAGGGAGATGGGGCTGTGACGACGGATGAATGGAGTGACTTGCGGGAAGACGATTCCAGCAACTTCTCCATAGCTCTAATTTGAACGCCTTTCATTGACTGAGGACGAGGAGGGGCGGGGGTGGTCTGAAAGGCGGGGtagtggtggtgggggtgggggttgtGCAGTATTGTGAGTTGAACAGCAGAGCCCCACTCTAGCTGAATGGGCATTGTCATCTGGATTTCTATGGCTAACCAAAATACTTTCTCCCGCCGTGGGGGTTTATGGATTCACGGTGGGAACGGCATGCATTTTACGCACAGCCGTGGAGAGCTCTCCTGCCTCCGCACACCatcagttgttttgtttaagAACACACGCTAAGATTTCAGAcaatatattcagtttaatcTTAATAAAATGACACAATATTGCATCTTCATATACACGAATAATGAATCATTAcatcaacaaaacaacagaaaacaaagtttattCCTAATGTTTGGAAAAGAAAAGACTTCCTGCAGTGACAATGATGCAAAAACGTTGCAGGTGCTCAGCCCAACCGAATAACGGACTGTAACATAAACATTTCATGTGGTGACATACAGACCCCAGGCTCTCCGGAATCTACAGGTCCAAAATTAGACTCAGACTTCAAAGCCGCCGCAGTCAACTCGTGAACTACACAAAAGCCTGCCCGAGATTTATTGAGGCTTTAACATGTGTGCACTTTTTTTATTCGGTCTTTACTGGACATTGTTGGAGTCCTCAAACATGCCGGCGTAGTTCCACTAAAGGAAATGGGTCTTTGAATGTGTGGGAGTGCAATCATTCTCAATTACTGTACAAGTTTGTGCTGATAAAGCACATCAAGGCAAATATAAAAACTGTATATATTTGATGGCAAGAGTTCCTctagaaaagaaaaactttcGGTTACAGCGGTAAACAAGTCAAAATACTAATAATTTCGAAGACTTACAATAGCAGGTACCTAACAAAGATACTCCTTTTTGTCGTGAGCTTTGTAGTTGATAGTCTTTCTTTATCTCCTGTACATACAAAAAGGATTTGTGAATTTGTGGTCCGAGCATATTGAATGGTCAGtgtaaaaacagcaaatgtgCTTCCATTGATTTTCAAAgttcagattaaaaaaacaaaactgcaggtGCAAATATAAAGTCCgtcaaaaacagtttttcaaaaGCTGCGGGTCAATTTTACGCACCGCCTGCTATGAGCCAGAAAGCTACACATAATTCCTCTTGTCATAGTCCCCGTTCGGCGTGGCTCTCTTTGTCGGTGCGTATTTTACCGAGTATCCAGAGTTCCCGCTGGAGGGACAGGAGCAACACAGCAGCGCTCCTCCGATCAGCAGCAGCGCTGAGGCAGCCCAGCCGATGTAGAGCGCAGCGCCGATCTCCCTCTTCTTGGATGCGGGCACCTGCGGGTTGTAAAAGTCCGATATGATGCTGTTGGCCATCCAGCAGAGAGGCACCAGCACGAACAGACCACTGATGATGTAGATGACTCCTCCGGCGTTCACCACGCGGGCTTTGACGTACTCAGCGCGGATACAGTTGGTGCACTGCGCCCCGGCGATCACAACCATGAGCCCCAGCACGCCCATCACAGAGGAGATGATGGTGAGGGCTCTGGCCGCCTGCAGGTCGTGGGTGAGGGCGAGGACGGAGTCGTGCACCTTGCACTGCATCTGGCCCGTACTCTGCACCACACACGACATCCACAAGCCGTCCCAGATTGTCTGAGCCACCACGATGTTGGCTTCGATGAAAGCCGTCACCTTCCACATGGGCAGCCCGCACGAAACCATCACCAGGAGCGAGCCAATTACGCACAGCGATAGTCCCATTATCTCCAGTCCGGCCGACACCATTTTCGCTTTTTAGGTTCAATCAAGTCTGTCTGAAAGTTTTCAAAACTCTCCCCTAATTTCTCCTCTTGAGTGCAAGGTGTATTTCAGCTCTTTATCTCTTCGATGTCGCCTCAAAGTACAGGAGCGTCAGTCGTTAGCTGCGCATCACTCGACGCATTTACTCGAAGATGTAAGAGACAGCAGCTCTCAGTCTCTTTGTTAGTGAGGGGATGTGAAAACAACTGGAATCGCAGTAGCACCGGACCACGAATATCTGCGGGGTGGGGGTGTATAAACTCGAGGAGAAACTTTCCTCCAATCAGACGTTGCCGCATCCTCAGGGGACCAATGAAAACGCAGGGAAGTTGTGAGGCTGAATAAAGCGGTCCAGAGCGCATTGTGCGTTTGAACAGTTATTTACAATGAATAGAGGGGGCAGCAGAGGGGGTGAAGGCGCACGGGGGGTGGTTTTAAGGGTATGGAGCAGCTGAAATGCAGTGGTTGGGTGAATCACTGAACTTGTTATTGATTTTTCAGACATGGAGGCTTATGCCACTTGTCTGCGGTTTACATGTAGCCTAAAATGGCTATTTCACACCCATTCTGAATGCGCGAGGCTCCTAATTGGCTGTCTTATAATGCcagaaaagaagaaggaaaataaCAGATTTAGTGCAGAATAGTTATAAATACATTCACTTTAATTTTAAGTACTTACAGCATTACCCCATGGTATTTAATAAGTCATCACGATCCTCTGCCTTTCTGTTTCCTTTCCCGTTTCTATTGAAATATGTAAAACGTTTTGAAGCGCACTTTGATTGGAACAATTTACCATCACGCAGTAAATTCAGGAAATCTTTTAGATTATCCAAAATAATCGTTGTCACTCTTGAAGTCAGACTGCTTTTGACTTTTATGTTGATTTCTACTTATGGATTGATAATTGCTGTCgttctgattattattattattattattaatattgtcattattattatcattattagactattattattagtagtagaagtgtgttgttattattattagtaggcTATTATCATTGTgtattatttaaaatgtatccTATTTCTAACATGTTCTTATGTAGCCtgtggttttttgtttgtttgtttgtttgtttttatgtttctatTCTTTGGATTGGGTGGAAGGTTATACACCACCCACAGTAAAGAATAATTTATGAAATGTGGGCTAATGGCTTGTCAGTTCCCTTATTTGTAAGGCATACAATACATTTGTTCAAATTTACATCCTGTCAAGTGcccttaatgtttttttaatagaggcctatttatttatttattttagataaaGTTCACACAGCCTATAAGTTTACTCCAGGACATGCTTTTTATGAGATATATTTGGGACTGGAAGAAGTTTTTACTCATAGTGACACtatcacaatgtaaaaatactttgcttaaagtaaaaaaatcttacattaaaatagttattacatttttacattctaattataatttatttaaaatgcttTATAAACTATTTTGTGGCTTTATACCCACCTAcattctattaaaaaaaacattttaaaaacgcATTAGGCTATAGGCTGTGCTTTGTAAACAAAATCTTAATTTATTAAGTAATGAGAgactgttaaataaatgtagtagaATAAACATTATCCTCTGAAAGTAGTACAGCAGAACAAAAGGGTGTAAAATGGAAATATGGAAATACCAGGGCCCAAAGAGTGCCTATTTAAATGGttaatgaacacatttttatcGTAATTTTTTAGTGTATTtagaaatataataaaacataatttgGCCTATAGCCtaatcaataaaatgtggagttgtggcagctGGCGTTTGTTTAAAATGACAAGTTATAGAATATGAAATAGGCctagttaaacagtaagcttaCATTAAACATTTTCCATGATATTATGAGGCAACAGGGAGAGAAAGCCGTTACTGAGCGAATCGTTAAAGAAACTGTAACACTTTGGCAGCCATGTTGGATCTAAAAAGAAATTACGTCTCACAGGTCAGCTGTCCCTACCGTTGAGCCGTAATGGCGTCAGTGGCGCAGAAGGACAGCCGTTGCTCATGAAAAGCTTCAGGGACGAGGGCGGACGCAAGAGGAC from Epinephelus moara isolate mb chromosome 8, YSFRI_EMoa_1.0, whole genome shotgun sequence includes these protein-coding regions:
- the cldn5a gene encoding claudin 5a; the protein is MVSAGLEIMGLSLCVIGSLLVMVSCGLPMWKVTAFIEANIVVAQTIWDGLWMSCVVQSTGQMQCKVHDSVLALTHDLQAARALTIISSVMGVLGLMVVIAGAQCTNCIRAEYVKARVVNAGGVIYIISGLFVLVPLCWMANSIISDFYNPQVPASKKREIGAALYIGWAASALLLIGGALLCCSCPSSGNSGYSVKYAPTKRATPNGDYDKRNYV